In Bdellovibrio sp. GT3, one genomic interval encodes:
- the fghA gene encoding S-formylglutathione hydrolase, with amino-acid sequence MEATLLKSHKTFEGKTQFWEHDSTSTKTKMKFSTFIPTGLVKGCVIWLSGLTCTDENFITKAGAQKYLAEHQLMVICPDTSPRGLQLPGEHEAYDFGSGASFYVDAKTEGYNAHYNMFSYVANELFDLIQSQFQVPKNKISIMGHSMGGHGALVIGLRESQKFQSISAFSPIVNPTKAPWGVKAFTGYLGEDQDNWKQYDATELIRSGARHEGTILIDQGRADEFFIKGQLLTSNFENSCEGSGQKVKVNYRDDYDHSYYFIATFIEGHIKHHASFLT; translated from the coding sequence ATGGAAGCAACTCTTCTGAAGTCCCATAAGACATTCGAGGGAAAAACCCAGTTTTGGGAACACGACTCAACGTCGACTAAAACCAAAATGAAGTTTTCCACGTTTATTCCCACAGGCTTGGTGAAGGGTTGCGTGATCTGGCTGTCCGGTTTGACCTGCACAGATGAAAATTTCATCACCAAAGCCGGCGCGCAAAAGTATCTGGCAGAACACCAATTGATGGTCATCTGCCCGGACACTTCACCCCGCGGTTTACAACTCCCGGGCGAGCACGAAGCTTATGACTTTGGCTCTGGTGCCAGCTTCTATGTTGACGCAAAAACAGAAGGCTACAATGCGCACTACAATATGTTTTCCTATGTAGCGAACGAGCTTTTTGATTTGATCCAGTCCCAATTCCAAGTTCCCAAAAACAAAATCTCCATCATGGGTCACTCGATGGGCGGGCATGGCGCCCTGGTGATTGGCCTTCGCGAAAGTCAGAAGTTTCAATCCATCTCGGCATTTTCGCCGATTGTGAATCCCACCAAAGCCCCTTGGGGCGTTAAAGCCTTCACGGGCTACCTGGGTGAGGATCAGGATAACTGGAAACAATATGACGCCACAGAATTGATTCGCAGTGGAGCTCGTCACGAAGGCACCATACTTATCGATCAGGGCCGCGCCGACGAATTCTTCATCAAAGGTCAGCTTTTAACCAGTAATTTTGAAAACTCCTGTGAAGGGTCTGGTCAGAAAGTAAAAGTAAATTACCGTGATGACTATGATCACAGCTATTACTTTATTGCGACCTTCATCGAAGGGCACATCAAGCATCACGCGAGCTTCTTAACTTAG
- a CDS encoding EamA family transporter: MNTSALLLLSSAFLHASWNAIAKTTKDKEAFLFVAMTVSNLVIAVSLLFMSDKFNAGTPLIYALLSGIFEGAYFVTLAWSLKQSQLGKAYSIMRGGAMIFVWIVSTTFMGETATVLQTVGALAVLGGIVILSFPPSKISEQNGGWFAKVPWAWVCAVFIGGYHLSYHQALHHGAEPKSLFAVAMVISWPFLWFAIKGSRVNRVKQILKTESVKAVAAGVAANLSFVIFLYGLKVSVPGFAISLRNSSIFFAVLFSFLLKESLTRIQLIGALIVGAGAVLLSL, encoded by the coding sequence ATGAACACGAGTGCCCTGTTACTACTATCTTCTGCGTTCCTTCATGCGAGTTGGAATGCAATTGCAAAAACCACCAAGGACAAAGAGGCATTCCTGTTTGTGGCAATGACCGTCAGTAATCTGGTTATTGCCGTTTCACTGTTATTTATGTCAGACAAATTCAACGCTGGCACTCCGCTGATATACGCGCTGCTTTCAGGCATTTTTGAAGGGGCTTATTTCGTGACCTTGGCGTGGTCTCTTAAGCAAAGCCAATTGGGCAAAGCCTATTCGATCATGCGAGGCGGAGCGATGATCTTTGTATGGATTGTCTCCACGACCTTCATGGGTGAAACGGCGACAGTTTTGCAGACCGTGGGGGCGCTTGCGGTTTTGGGCGGCATCGTTATTCTCAGTTTTCCACCCTCAAAGATTTCAGAGCAAAATGGTGGTTGGTTTGCGAAAGTGCCGTGGGCCTGGGTTTGCGCGGTATTTATCGGCGGATATCATCTGAGCTATCATCAGGCGCTTCACCATGGAGCAGAACCGAAAAGCTTGTTTGCGGTTGCCATGGTCATATCATGGCCTTTTTTATGGTTTGCGATCAAAGGATCGCGCGTGAACCGCGTTAAACAAATTCTGAAAACTGAATCCGTCAAAGCCGTCGCCGCCGGTGTTGCCGCCAATTTGTCTTTTGTGATTTTTCTGTATGGCCTGAAGGTTTCCGTTCCGGGATTTGCAATTTCCCTCAGAAACTCCTCGATATTTTTTGCGGTTTTGTTTTCGTTCCTGCTGAAGGAATCCCTGACGCGAATTCAATTGATTGGCGCGCTGATCGTCGGCGCTGGGGCTGTCCTTCTAAGTTTGTGA
- a CDS encoding carboxymuconolactone decarboxylase family protein: protein MKVILPLLAPLLFFLVAYAAQPESIAPQNPQAQAAYEEIRATFDMVPTYMKEFPQEAISGAWQEIRDIQLNPTTALTPKTKELIGVAVAAQIPCTYCVYFHKRAAKFNGATPQEINYAIAVAADTRKWATFWEGSPIEMPKFKMDVDNMIKFLRKKKPAEMSELKPSPLVGDVNAAHKDMEKTVGIVPNFIKTYAAKGVAGAWNEHKMLSMNPKSPLSPATIDLISYAVSAQTSCERCVYIYSEFAKLHGATEEQMRETVAMAAITRHWSTFLNGLQQPEKDFQREVDQIFQRLEDRKTQLNKQISSRK from the coding sequence TTACTATTTTTTCTGGTGGCTTATGCGGCACAACCGGAAAGTATTGCTCCTCAGAATCCCCAGGCACAAGCGGCTTATGAGGAGATTCGTGCGACTTTTGATATGGTTCCGACGTATATGAAGGAGTTTCCTCAGGAAGCTATTTCCGGTGCCTGGCAGGAGATTCGCGACATTCAGTTAAATCCCACGACAGCACTCACTCCTAAAACCAAAGAGCTGATCGGGGTGGCGGTGGCGGCGCAGATCCCTTGCACTTATTGCGTGTATTTTCATAAGCGCGCAGCCAAATTTAATGGCGCAACTCCTCAGGAGATAAACTATGCGATCGCGGTGGCGGCAGACACCCGGAAATGGGCCACGTTTTGGGAGGGTTCTCCCATTGAAATGCCCAAGTTTAAAATGGACGTGGATAATATGATTAAGTTCCTGCGCAAGAAAAAGCCCGCGGAGATGAGCGAACTCAAGCCTTCGCCATTGGTCGGCGATGTCAACGCTGCCCACAAGGATATGGAAAAAACGGTGGGGATCGTGCCAAACTTTATCAAAACCTATGCAGCTAAAGGTGTCGCGGGTGCGTGGAACGAACACAAGATGCTAAGCATGAATCCAAAATCTCCTCTGTCTCCGGCAACCATTGATCTTATTAGTTATGCTGTTTCCGCACAAACTTCCTGCGAACGTTGCGTGTATATCTATTCAGAGTTTGCAAAACTTCATGGCGCTACCGAAGAGCAAATGCGTGAAACGGTCGCGATGGCGGCAATCACGCGTCACTGGAGCACTTTTCTAAATGGTCTTCAGCAACCAGAAAAGGATTTTCAGCGAGAAGTGGATCAGATTTTTCAGCGTCTGGAAGATCGGAAAACGCAGTTGAATAAACAAATTTCTTCCCGCAAATAG